CGAGTCCGGGCTCCCGGAACGGCAGCACCCCTCGGTTCAATAAATCGACCTTCGCGTCGTCGACGTCGTAGCCGATGACGCGGTGGCCCAGCTTCGCAAGGACGAGCGCCGTCGTCGTCCCGACGTAACCCGAACCGATCACGGTAATGTTCATCCCTGCATTCCCCCCTCTGCCGCCGCGGCGCGCCGGGCGTCCCGAGAGGACGGCTTCCACGGGCGCACCTTCCGGACGCCTTTGATCATAAATACCGCCGATTTGCCGAAGTCTACCGCGACCCGCCCTTGCTCCCGCGCGAGCCGGTCGGCCAGGATAACCGCGTTGACCCCCGCGGAGATGAGCACGATGTCGCATTCGACGTTCTCCATCCGGCGAAGCACCTTCGGAATTTCCTCATACCGGTCGATGCGGATCGGCTTGCCGAACGTAATGCCGAACTCGCCGTACCGGTCCGCCACCCATTTCTTTAAATCGCCCGCCCATCTGGAAATGACGACGACCTTGCGGCCGCGCAGCATTTCCCAAAACTCGCGGTGCTCGACCATATGCCGGTTGACGAACGTATGGCACAGCGCCTTCGGGCGAATGTCGTATCGCTCGAAGCAGCGGTCCGTGAGCGGCCGCAGCGTCCGCTTCTTCGCGAGAATCTCTTTGTCTTTCTTGTACGGAATGCCGACGATGTCCGCCGCTTTGATCGATTCGATCAACCGGTCCCGCAGTTCGACGTTCGGCAGCCGCACTCCTTTCCAATTCGTCGTACGGGACAGCTTCGCCCAACGGGTGGCGAGCGTCTTTTTGATCGACCAGACTTTATACTGCGCCAGGCAAATGTTCTCGCCGTCGCCGACCCGGACGACCGAGAGCGGCGCCTTCGCGTCCATCGCCTCCCGAATCCGGTCGATGACGTCCTGCGTCGACAGCCACCCTTCTTCTCGCGGTTCGTCCATGCGCATGGTCTCCCCTCCCGTCATTTCCGAATCAGGCGGCCGACCTTCAGGCGCCCGCCGACCCGGACGAATTTCGGTTTATATTTGTCGCCCCACCGCTTCAGCGCTTCGGTGTACAAGTGGCGCGTCACCTTAGCGTACTTGTCGCGGTTTTTGGCGCGAGAATTGTTGCTCTTGTGGTTGAGTCGGTTGTAAATCGTTTTGCGCACCGCCTTGAACTTGTACCGGCCCGCGAGCTTCAGCAAAATTTGCCGATCCTCCGCGTACCGGCCTCCCTGCGGCACCTTCGTCGACCAGCCGCCGACTTTGCGCAGCGCCTCCGTCCGGTAAAACCGAGGATAAATCATCGGGTGGTACGTGATGAAATCGTATTTGCCGCGAATTTGGCGTTTTTTCTTCTTGCACAGCAGCTTGAGCTTGCCGCGCTTCTTCGCCTTCCACACCTTTTCGTCGCCGTAGACGACCCCGATTTTGCGGCCGCCCTTCTCCATCTTGCGGAGACACCGTTCCAGCGTGTCGCGCTCATACCAATCGTCCGCGTCCAGCTGCGAAAAATACGGCGTATCCACGAGCGACAGCGCATGATTCAGCGTGTAAGACACCCCGCGGTTTTTCGACAGTTTCACGTAGCGGATGCGGGGATCGTGCAAATATTGCCCGACGACCTTGTCCGTATTGTCCTTGGAGCCGTCATCGACGATCAGCAGCTTCCAATGCGGCGTCGTTTGCGCCAGAACGCTTTCGATGCCCCGTCGGATAAATTTGGCGCGATTGTACGTCGGTATGACGACGGTGACCAAAGGCTCCGCGCGTTCCGCCGGTTCCGGCGCTTCGCGCTCCTCCGTTTCCGTTGCCAAGCGGATCTCCCCTTTCACAGCAGTCGTTGATAAATGGACTCCAGCCGCTGCACTTGCTTCGCCGCGTCGAAGTACCGTTCGATTTTCGCGCGCCCCTTCTTCCCCATGGCGAGGCGCAGCTCCGGCTGTTCGATCAGCGTGGAAATCGCTTCCGCGAGCTTCGCCGCGTCCCGCTCCGGCACGAGCAGCCCCTCTTCGCCGTCGGCCACCAGCTCGGGAATGCCGCCGTGCTTCGTGGACACGACCGCCATGCCCGTCGCCATCGCTTCCTTGATCGCGTTCGGGATGCCTTCCTGATTGCCTTCCTTCGTCGTCAAGCTCGGCAGGCAGAACAGGTCGGCCTCGCGGAGCAGCTCCGTCATTCGGTCATGCGGCACGTATCCCTTCAGCTTGACGTACGGTCCCAGCCGCAGCTTGCGGATGAGCTTCTTCAGCTTATCGCGCTCGTCGCCGTCTCCGACGATGACGAGCCGGGCCGACGGATGAGCATCGTGCACGAGTTTGAACGCCTTCACTAAATACCGGAAGCCCTTCTTCTTATGAAGCCGGCCGACGCCCATCAGCAGGACGTTCTCGGTCCGCGGCTCGCGCTCTACGTACGCAAAGCGGGAGACGTCGATGCCGCTGTACATGATTTTGATCTTTTTGCTCGGGCAGCCCCAGCGAATCAGCTTGCGCTTCATATGCCGGGACGGCACCGTGAACTTGTCGCCGTACTTGAACAGCCTCGGCAGCTGCCGATGGTACGAATTGCGGCGGTCCCGCTTCTCGGGCAGATCGAATCCGTGGAACGACGTGATCATCGGAATGCCGAGCTTTCGCTTGACCGGCACCAGCTTGACGCCGGCGTTGCCGAAGCGGGCGTGAATCAGCTTGATATTTTTTCTCTTGAACAGCCGCGCGATGTGCGACGGCCGCCGCGGCAGCGAGCGGATCCGCGAGAACGGGAACCGCTTCAGAAACATTTTTTTGCGCGCGAACACGATGGGCTTTACCGTTCGGATCCGCTTCAGCTCGTTGTAAATGAACGTTTCCGACCGGGGCAGATACCGGAGCCGGACGAAAGCGATCCGTTTCATGCGTATCCCTCCTTTTCGCCGGAACCTTCGGGAAAAAAGCGTCTGCGGACGAACTCCGTCTTCGCCGCTTCGTGCGCAAGCCAGCGTTCCAGCTCCTTTTCGCTTTTGCCGAGGTATTTTTGTTTGCGCAGCGTCCGCTCGAACGTATGGGGAAACAGGAAATCGATGCGCACGAGGCGGGCTTCGTCCGGATGGAGCGGATGACAGCGCTCGTATTCGTC
This DNA window, taken from Paenibacillus sp., encodes the following:
- a CDS encoding GT-D fold domain-containing glycosyltransferase, whose translation is MDEPREEGWLSTQDVIDRIREAMDAKAPLSVVRVGDGENICLAQYKVWSIKKTLATRWAKLSRTTNWKGVRLPNVELRDRLIESIKAADIVGIPYKKDKEILAKKRTLRPLTDRCFERYDIRPKALCHTFVNRHMVEHREFWEMLRGRKVVVISRWAGDLKKWVADRYGEFGITFGKPIRIDRYEEIPKVLRRMENVECDIVLISAGVNAVILADRLAREQGRVAVDFGKSAVFMIKGVRKVRPWKPSSRDARRAAAAEGGMQG
- a CDS encoding glycosyltransferase family 2 protein, which encodes MATETEEREAPEPAERAEPLVTVVIPTYNRAKFIRRGIESVLAQTTPHWKLLIVDDGSKDNTDKVVGQYLHDPRIRYVKLSKNRGVSYTLNHALSLVDTPYFSQLDADDWYERDTLERCLRKMEKGGRKIGVVYGDEKVWKAKKRGKLKLLCKKKKRQIRGKYDFITYHPMIYPRFYRTEALRKVGGWSTKVPQGGRYAEDRQILLKLAGRYKFKAVRKTIYNRLNHKSNNSRAKNRDKYAKVTRHLYTEALKRWGDKYKPKFVRVGGRLKVGRLIRK
- a CDS encoding glycosyltransferase, with product MKRIAFVRLRYLPRSETFIYNELKRIRTVKPIVFARKKMFLKRFPFSRIRSLPRRPSHIARLFKRKNIKLIHARFGNAGVKLVPVKRKLGIPMITSFHGFDLPEKRDRRNSYHRQLPRLFKYGDKFTVPSRHMKRKLIRWGCPSKKIKIMYSGIDVSRFAYVEREPRTENVLLMGVGRLHKKKGFRYLVKAFKLVHDAHPSARLVIVGDGDERDKLKKLIRKLRLGPYVKLKGYVPHDRMTELLREADLFCLPSLTTKEGNQEGIPNAIKEAMATGMAVVSTKHGGIPELVADGEEGLLVPERDAAKLAEAISTLIEQPELRLAMGKKGRAKIERYFDAAKQVQRLESIYQRLL